The nucleotide window ttcacAATTGGCAAATTTGTTAACTGCAATTCACAATTAACTTGTTTGCAATTTAAATTCTAATTTGAACAGATGTATTACGCCTTTGTGGCCTAAAGGATAAGGCACCGGCCTCCTAAGCCGGGGATTGCGGGTTCAAGTCCCGCCAGAGGTATAAATATAGTCAGGAGAATAGTACATTACGGATTTCAATGTTCAACATTATTGTTGAAAAGTAGTGTCATTTTGCGTTTGTCATTTAACAGATATTCTCTGATAAAGGCTATATAATGAATAAGAACACAGTAGCCATGCATATATATGTTTTATTAATAgtatgtatatattttaatatttaatttgACATCTGTTTGATGTATACATATATTTCAGAACGCATTTGGCTTAGTAGTCGCGAACAACGTTACTGGAAGTGATGTAGACGGATCCAGTTGCCGGAACAGTGCTGGGTTGGGCAGGGCGGCCAGGAACGGTGACGGAAGACGTAAAAACTGGTGCGGAGTAAGTACGAGAGGTGGAGGCAGGAGCGGTGACAGCAGGAGAGGCGAAAGCAGGAGATGGGACAGCCGGAGACGTGAAAACGGGTGCGGAGTAAGTACGTGATGATACAGCAGGAGCCGTGACCGGAGGGGAGGTGAATGCAGGTGCGGAGTAAGCCGGTGCGGAGTAGGAGGCAGCGGGGTACTTGGCTTCGCCTTCGTACTTGACATCAGCCGTGTATCCGTAGTCATCAGCTTTGTAGGTCACG belongs to Daphnia magna isolate NIES linkage group LG1, ASM2063170v1.1, whole genome shotgun sequence and includes:
- the LOC123466456 gene encoding proline-rich protein 3-like; the encoded protein is MQFFVLAALIAVAAANSAYPEGPTYPTSSYNRPSYSASTYETGEYPAQPYSFNWAVNDGYGNDYSHYESSDSKVTTGTYRVVLPDGRVQIVTYKADDYGYTADVKYEGEAKYPAASYSAPAYSAPAFTSPPVTAPAVSSRTYSAPVFTSPAVPSPAFASPAVTAPASTSRTYSAPVFTSSVTVPGRPAQPSTVPATGSVYITSSNVVRDY